The Caldisericaceae bacterium DNA window TAAGAAAATCTCTTGAACCAAAAGAACTTGCTCCATTCCTTGGCCCAGATGGTAAAGCTCAAGTTACCTTGCGCTACGAAGGTGGGAAGGCAATTGAAGTGACTGACGTTGTTATTTCTACTCAACATACAGAAGAACTATTAGACCCAAGAACAGACGAAATGAGTGATGAAGCAAGAGAAATGATTTTTGAAATTATTGCAAAAAAAGTAATTCCTGAATATTTGATTACTAAAAATACCACATATCACATAAACCCAACTGGAAAATTCGTTGTAGGTGGCCCTCAGTCAGATACTGGCATGACTGGAAGAAAGCTTGAAGTGGATACCTACGGTGGACTTGCTCCCCACGGTGGTGGTGCATTTTCTGGTAAAGATCCAACAAAGGTTGATAGGTCAGCAACTTACATGATGCGTTATCTTGCAAAAAACGTTGTAAAGGCAGGCCTTGCAAAAGAATGTCTCATACAGGTTGCTTATGTAATTGGTGAAAGTGAACCGGTTTCTTTTATGGTTGATACTTTTGGAACAGGAATCGTTAGTGATACTGAAATAGAGAAAACTTTAAGGGATTTGGTTGATCTTTCTCCTCAAGGTATCATAAAGCATCTTGATTTATTAAGACCCATTTATCAAAAGACGGCTTCCTACGGACATTTTGGTAGAGAAGAAGTTGAATTCACATGGGAAAAAACTGATCTTGCACAAGTTTTAAAAGATAAATTCAAGATTTAATGAAAAAATACTTAGGGGTCGCAATTGAGGATACTTATCTTCCGCTTGATATCCTCTATTATGAGGCCCCTAATCATGTTTCTGTATCTGTGGGTGACAGAGTTATTGTCCCATTAGGCTCTTCCAACACTCCAAAATTTGGTTTTGTTTTAGAAGAAGTTGATACAATTAAAAATCGGGATATTCATATTAAAAGTATTATTGATGTAGTAGAGCATGCGCTTTTTTCAAAGCATATTGCGGAATTATTTAAATTTACTTCCGAAGTCTTTCTTATCCCTATACACAGTCTTATTAGTAAAATTTACGGCACATACGTGAAGGGAGATCTTGAAAGAACTCTAACAGTCGTAGATGAGAATTCTTTAGTGGAAATTCTCAAAAATGAAAAGACTAACAAAAAATTGATTTTGGAGTTTTTAATAAAAAATAAAACTTGTAAAATTTCTGACCTTATAACATACATAGGTATAGGTGAAGAGTCCGTCCTAAAGTTTGTCAGGTTTTTAGAAAAAAAGAACTTAATTAAAATTGGTTATATACATCTCTTAACATATGACCTTTTTGTAAGGGTTAAAGATAGAGTTGCTATAGTAGATAAGTTAAATGAAGATATAAATAAATCCTTTAAGACTGTGCTTTTAAAATTACTTAAGTCAAATACAATATACGCATTGGATTTGATAAAAGGCGTAAAAAACGGGAAAAAAATTTTAGACGATTTAATTAGTAGCGGAATTGTAGAAAAAATCGATTTTGATAAAGAAACATTTACTAAACCTAATGTAGAAAAATTTATTTTAGATGGAGGAGGTCTCTTTGAAAGAAGTGAGTATCTTGCAAAGTATTTGTCTGAAGTTTTATCGCCAAATGGGAAAGTGCTTATTGTGGTAAACGAGCTTATTTTAATTAAAAGGATACAAAAAATTTATGAAAACTACTTTAAGGAAGAAGTTTTTGTTTGGGATGGGAAAGACAAGAGCCTAATCAAAAAGTATTTTCGTTCTTCTACAAAAATTTTTATTACTACTCCGTTTGCTTTATTTGTTGATATCCCGAATTTGGAATTTATTGTGGTTGAAGATGCTTCTTCAAAATACCACTTACCTTTCGAATTTAATGCCTTTGATACAAGATATATTGCGCACAAAAAATCACAACTTGAAAATATTTCTTTAGTTTTTTCAACTTATTCGCTTGATGACCTTTTGTATTATTTCTATAGAGAAAAGGGTTTTCAATTAAAGATATTAAAGGATACACGACTGCAAAACAAGCGAATTATAGATATGAGAAAGGAGTATAAGTCTAATAATCTTTCCCCGATTTCCTTATATCTTGAGAGTAAAATCCGCAAGGCGTTATCTTTAAATGAAAACGTTGCTTTAGTGCTCAATAGAAAACCTTATTCCACTTATATCGTATGTAGAGAATGTGGATATATTCACCGTTGTCCAAATTGTGGAACACCTCTTCATTTTGATTCCGAACAAAATATCCTTTTTTGTCCTGTGTGTGGTCATGTTGAACCTCCCATAGAAGTTTGTCCTAATTGTGGAAGTTTATCAATTTCTTACTTGGGTTATGGGATACAAAAGCTTTCAAATGATATAAAAAGAGTTTTTCAAAAAGCCAATCTTGTTATTCTTGAAAGTGATAAAAATAATATTTTTTACGATTCTCAACTATTTTCAAAAACAATTTTTCTTGGAACAGAATACCTTCTTTCACATTTGGATTTTAAAAATATTTCAATGGTTGTATTTGTTAGTGCTGACACATTTTTATCTGGTAGCGAAGTGTATTCATCATTTGAGGCATTTAGGAGTTTTAGGCAAGCCTCTTTTGAAAATTACCCGAAAGATGTATTTTTGCAGACCTATCTTATCGACAACTATATTTTGAAAAGTTTTAAAACCGATAACGAAAAAGACTTTATCAGTTTGGAGCTTGGTTTTAGAAAAGTTTTACAATATCCACCTTATAAAAATCTTATTGAGATTAGATTTTCAAAAGATATAGATATTAACGCCTTTAAAGAAATTCTTCCTGAAACAAAAATACTTGGTCCTGCAAGAAAATTTTTTGATAAAGTATCTGTTTTTGATGTTAGTATTTTAACAGAAACACCGCCTAAGGAAGTCTTTGAAAATTTAAAAAATTCTGTTTTTTCAAAAAAAATAATTGGGGTAAGAGTTTCTCCTACCCCAAATTTACTTAAGTAAGTTTAAATTTTACTGAGAGCCGAGTGTAGCTACTACGTTAACGATCCTTCCATCTCTTGAAATTGTAAGAGTAATTTTATCACCCGTATTACTATTTCTAATTATTGAAATTAATTCATCGGCTGTGCTTACAGGTTTTCCATTTGCTTCTGTTATAATATCAAACTTTTTAATTCCTGCTCTGTCTGCAGGGCTTCCTGAGACAACGGAAACCACAAACACACCACTAACATATTGTAAATTGTAAGAGTCTGCTATTTCTTTTGTCATCGTTGTAACCTGCACTCCCAAATACGGCCATTTCATAGAGCCTGTTTTTAATAGATTGTCAATAACTTTTTTTGCCGTATTAGATGAAACAGCAAAACCAAGACCTTGAGCCCCTTGATAGATCATTGTGTTAATACCTATAACTTCTCCTTTTAGGTCAACAAGAGGTCCGCCACTATTTCCTGGGTTAATGGCTGCATCAGTTTGTATTACACCATACATTGTTTTTCCATCGCCAGTATCTATATTTCGTTCTAAAGCTGAAATTACTCCAAAAGTTACGGTATGGTCAAGTCCATAGGGATTACCGATAGCTACTACAAGTTCTCCAACTTTTGCCTTTTGGGAGTCACCAAATGTAGCAACAGGAAGATTGTTTGCATTGATTTTTAGAAGTGCAAGATCTGAAGATGGATCTGTTCCTAAAACTACTCCTTTATAAGTTTTTCCGTTTGAAAGAGTTACTTCTATTTTTGTTGCATCTTCAATTACGTGGTTATTTGTAAGTATTAAGCCATCGCTTTTAATTATTACTCCGGAGCCTAAGCCTTGTTGTGGAATAACTTGGAAGAAAAAAGGAGAAACAACCTGAGTAGTTGATATAATTCGGACAACTGCAGGCGAAACCTTATTTGCAATCTCTTCAATTTGGTTTTGGATGTCAACAAGGTTTGTTCCTACAGTTACACTACTACCCTGTTGAGGTGTTTTGGTAGACGTCTCACTAAGTACCCATGGGAAAAGAGAAGGGTTTTTAAAGACGATAAAAGTGCCAAAAATTCCACCTATGATACTGCCAATGATAATACCTACAATAAGGTAAACAAGCCAACTTTTTCTTTCATGATGTTCAAACTCATTGTTTTCATTATTTTTTTCTAATTCTTCCATAATTTCACCTCCGAATCTTTTTTATGATATTCGGAAATTATGAAGAAATTGTGAAGAAAGTATTATTCTTCGATTAGTTTCTCTTTTATTTCTTTTACTGCTTTATCAATCTTTATCCTAAGCAGTCCAAGATTTATTTTTCTTGTAGAAATTACTGCAAGGAAACCATTGCCAATGTTTGAGAATATGATAAAATCAGTATC harbors:
- the metK gene encoding methionine adenosyltransferase; the protein is MVRNERKELVTTESVTEGHPDKLADQISDKILDEIIKQDPTGRVACETYVTHGLIIVGGEITTHAWVDISEITRETVKEVGYTSPRYGFDYRTCAVLNAVGRQSPDIARGVDKGGAGDQGIMYGYATDETKELMPLPIVLAHGLTKRLASVRKSLEPKELAPFLGPDGKAQVTLRYEGGKAIEVTDVVISTQHTEELLDPRTDEMSDEAREMIFEIIAKKVIPEYLITKNTTYHINPTGKFVVGGPQSDTGMTGRKLEVDTYGGLAPHGGGAFSGKDPTKVDRSATYMMRYLAKNVVKAGLAKECLIQVAYVIGESEPVSFMVDTFGTGIVSDTEIEKTLRDLVDLSPQGIIKHLDLLRPIYQKTASYGHFGREEVEFTWEKTDLAQVLKDKFKI
- a CDS encoding trypsin-like peptidase domain-containing protein; protein product: MEELEKNNENNEFEHHERKSWLVYLIVGIIIGSIIGGIFGTFIVFKNPSLFPWVLSETSTKTPQQGSSVTVGTNLVDIQNQIEEIANKVSPAVVRIISTTQVVSPFFFQVIPQQGLGSGVIIKSDGLILTNNHVIEDATKIEVTLSNGKTYKGVVLGTDPSSDLALLKINANNLPVATFGDSQKAKVGELVVAIGNPYGLDHTVTFGVISALERNIDTGDGKTMYGVIQTDAAINPGNSGGPLVDLKGEVIGINTMIYQGAQGLGFAVSSNTAKKVIDNLLKTGSMKWPYLGVQVTTMTKEIADSYNLQYVSGVFVVSVVSGSPADRAGIKKFDIITEANGKPVSTADELISIIRNSNTGDKITLTISRDGRIVNVVATLGSQ